A single genomic interval of Oryza sativa Japonica Group chromosome 7, ASM3414082v1 harbors:
- the LOC4342949 gene encoding uncharacterized protein translates to MGREVAESCVDGVVMQMVAAYCGGFYAAKPELAARRIEAIGFQVGHQLTERYTMERPRFSDHLEAIKFICKDFWSELFKKQIDNLKTNHRGTFVLQDNHFRWLTRVSVDPSVESMDATENDSTTLGDSAAQTTSMLLYFPCGIIRGALTNLGISCSVTADMSNLPACSFVVRIKT, encoded by the exons ATGGGGCGGGAGGTGGCGGAGAGCTGCGTCGACGGGGTGGTCATGCAGATGGTGGCGGCCTACTGCGGCGGCTTCTACGCCGCcaagccggagctcgccgcccGTCGCATCGAGGCCATCGGCTTCCAGGTCGGCCACCAGCTCACCGAGAG ATATACTATGGAGCGCCCTCGATTTAGTGATCATCTTGAAGCAATCAAATTTATCTGCAAAGACTTTTGGTCAGAGTTATTCAAGAAGcaaattgacaatctgaagacTAATCATAGG GGCACATTTGTTCTTCAAGATAACCATTTCCGGTGGCTTACTCGTGTTTCTGTAGATCCATCTGTAGAGAGCATGGATGCAACTGAGAATGATTCTACAACACTAGGTGATAGCGCAGCCCAAACAACAAGCATGCTTCTGTACTTTCCATGCGGGATAATAAGAGGTGCCTTGACcaatttggggatttcttgttcTGTCACTGCAGACATGTCCAACCTTCCAGCAT GTTCTTTTGTTGTGCGCATAAAGACATGA